A section of the Marinimicrobium koreense genome encodes:
- a CDS encoding secondary thiamine-phosphate synthase enzyme YjbQ — MWQQTEFRLPPKSRGFHLVTQEVLRALPPLDHLRCGLLHLFIQHTSASLTINENADPTVRGDLERHFNQFVPERAPYYEHDYEGDDDMPAHIKCTTIGASLTIPITDGRLNLGTWQGIYLCEHRNHAGSRTLVATVQGE; from the coding sequence ATGTGGCAACAGACTGAATTTCGCCTGCCCCCCAAAAGCCGGGGCTTCCACCTGGTCACCCAGGAAGTGCTCAGAGCGCTGCCCCCGCTGGACCACCTTCGCTGCGGCCTGCTGCACCTGTTTATTCAGCACACCTCCGCATCACTGACCATTAACGAAAACGCTGACCCGACCGTACGCGGCGACCTGGAGCGACACTTCAATCAGTTTGTCCCCGAGCGGGCCCCCTACTACGAGCATGACTACGAAGGCGACGACGACATGCCCGCCCACATCAAATGCACCACCATTGGTGCCAGCCTGACCATTCCGATTACCGACGGTCGTCTGAACCTGGGAACCTGGCAGGGAATTTACCTGTGCGAGCATCGCAATCACGCCGGTAGCCGCACCCTGGTCGCCACCGTTCAGGGAGAGTAA
- a CDS encoding DnaJ C-terminal domain-containing protein, whose protein sequence is MEYKDYYKTLGVERNAGQDEIKRAYRKLARKYHPDVNKDAGAEDQFKELGEAYEVLKDPEKRAAYDQLGSNWQRGQDFEPPPDWGKDFDFAGAGRHYRGGMGSGDFSDFFENLFGGGFHGGGFTQNSRFGQDGGFRARGEDQHARIQIDLEDAFSGASRQITLRSQQADAQGRIQAVPRTLNIKIPKGIKPGQNIRLAGQGSPGLGGGPSGDLYLEVEFRPHRYFRLDGRDLFLDLPLTPWEAALGTKVKIPTPTGKVDLKIPEASQSGRKLRLKERGLPGSPSGDLYVELSIHTPPAQNASTRAAYEQLANAAPFNPRRHLES, encoded by the coding sequence ATGGAATACAAGGACTACTACAAGACCCTTGGGGTCGAGAGAAACGCCGGCCAGGATGAGATCAAACGCGCCTACCGGAAGCTGGCACGCAAGTATCATCCGGATGTCAACAAGGATGCCGGGGCGGAAGACCAGTTCAAGGAGCTGGGCGAGGCCTACGAGGTATTGAAGGACCCGGAAAAACGCGCCGCTTACGATCAGCTCGGCAGCAACTGGCAGCGCGGCCAGGACTTTGAACCGCCCCCAGATTGGGGGAAGGACTTCGATTTTGCCGGCGCCGGGCGTCACTACCGCGGCGGTATGGGCAGTGGCGATTTCAGTGACTTTTTCGAGAATCTGTTCGGCGGTGGTTTTCACGGCGGAGGCTTCACCCAGAACAGCAGGTTCGGCCAAGATGGCGGTTTTCGGGCTCGCGGCGAAGATCAGCATGCCCGCATTCAGATCGACTTGGAAGACGCCTTCAGCGGCGCCTCCCGGCAGATTACCCTGCGCAGCCAACAGGCGGATGCCCAGGGACGAATCCAGGCCGTCCCCCGTACCCTGAACATCAAAATTCCCAAAGGGATAAAGCCCGGACAGAATATCCGCCTGGCGGGCCAGGGATCGCCTGGTTTGGGTGGTGGGCCCAGTGGCGATCTCTATCTTGAGGTGGAATTCAGACCTCACCGGTACTTCCGGCTGGACGGGCGAGACCTGTTTCTCGATTTGCCCCTCACCCCCTGGGAGGCGGCATTGGGTACCAAAGTGAAAATCCCCACGCCCACCGGCAAAGTCGACCTGAAGATTCCCGAGGCATCCCAAAGCGGCCGCAAACTCCGGCTCAAGGAGCGCGGACTGCCCGGCTCTCCGTCGGGAGACCTGTACGTTGAGCTGAGCATTCACACGCCGCCCGCCCAAAACGCCTCGACGCGAGCGGCTTACGAGCAGTTGGCAAACGCCGCGCCGTTCAACCCACGCCGCCACCTGGAGAGCTGA
- a CDS encoding chaperone modulator CbpM → MSGDTHRLMAGTILEEDVELTLGELCRHCQVEADFVVELIHEGVIDPITPSSPRWTFRGHCLTRLKRARRLQRDLGLNLAGIALALELLDERERLYAELARWQRADRETE, encoded by the coding sequence ATGTCGGGAGATACCCATCGCCTGATGGCAGGCACCATTCTGGAAGAAGACGTTGAATTGACGCTGGGCGAGCTCTGCCGACATTGCCAGGTGGAGGCCGACTTCGTGGTCGAACTCATCCATGAAGGGGTCATCGATCCGATCACCCCTTCAAGCCCGCGCTGGACCTTCAGAGGACACTGCCTCACCCGATTGAAGCGTGCCCGTCGCCTGCAACGGGACCTGGGGTTGAACCTCGCCGGTATCGCGCTGGCACTGGAGCTGCTCGATGAGCGCGAGCGCCTGTACGCCGAGCTGGCCCGCTGGCAGCGGGCGGATCGCGAAACAGAATAG
- a CDS encoding ion transporter gives MVHSSSSAKHPWRARLYRQLEPGAWPDQGLSPANRWICALITVAVLVALLETEPAIRVGREPWFVAFEWVVGAIFLLEYLIRAWVAVEGARYAHPVWGRLRYLGSFAAVVDLLAILPLFLGLVGMEALFMRLIRVLRILRLARLGRFSKALRELGHAVRLRQFELYVSFGLAFLVLLTSSIMLYLLEGGVQPEAFGSVLRSMWWSVATLTTVGYGDVYPVTGLGRFFAALTALSGIGIIAMPTGIMAAAFSEAMQKNRREKD, from the coding sequence ATGGTTCACTCGTCATCCTCCGCAAAGCACCCCTGGCGAGCCCGGTTATATCGGCAATTGGAGCCGGGCGCCTGGCCTGATCAGGGGCTTTCCCCGGCCAACCGATGGATCTGCGCGCTGATCACAGTGGCGGTGTTGGTGGCATTACTGGAAACCGAGCCCGCCATCAGGGTAGGGCGTGAGCCGTGGTTCGTCGCTTTCGAGTGGGTGGTGGGAGCGATTTTTCTGCTGGAATACCTGATTCGAGCCTGGGTGGCTGTGGAGGGCGCCCGCTATGCCCACCCGGTGTGGGGCCGCCTTCGCTATCTGGGCAGCTTTGCCGCGGTGGTTGACCTGCTGGCCATTTTGCCGCTGTTTTTGGGGCTGGTGGGCATGGAAGCCCTGTTCATGCGTCTGATCCGGGTGCTGCGGATCTTGCGTCTGGCGAGGCTGGGGCGTTTCTCCAAAGCCCTGCGGGAGTTGGGGCATGCGGTCCGGCTGCGTCAGTTTGAACTGTATGTCAGTTTCGGGTTGGCGTTTTTGGTGCTATTGACCTCGTCCATCATGTTGTATCTGTTGGAGGGAGGGGTGCAGCCGGAGGCATTCGGCAGTGTGCTCCGCTCCATGTGGTGGTCAGTGGCCACCTTGACCACAGTGGGTTACGGCGACGTGTATCCGGTGACCGGGCTCGGGCGGTTTTTTGCGGCGCTGACGGCACTTTCGGGTATTGGCATCATCGCCATGCCGACGGGAATCATGGCAGCAGCGTTCAGCGAAGCCATGCAGAAAAACCGCCGGGAAAAGGATTAA
- a CDS encoding RluA family pseudouridine synthase, translated as MSSSTDHLTVLPPCEEDVGIVRQESSFVVVDKPTRLLTVPGRHPANRDSVIARLRETYPDVHAVHRLDFDTSGLLVIPLTKASLSNLSRQFQARTVKKTYTAVVHGLVLEDQGVMEWPIAPDPERRPRSKISEDGKPALTHYRVLSRNREDNTTRLALSPVTGRSHQLRLHCAELGHPILGCEFYAPESVRQQATRLLLHASTLSFAHPESGEAASFESVVPF; from the coding sequence ATGTCGTCTTCAACGGATCATCTGACCGTTCTGCCCCCCTGTGAGGAGGACGTTGGGATTGTACGCCAGGAGAGCAGCTTTGTGGTGGTGGATAAGCCGACCCGGCTGTTGACCGTTCCCGGCCGTCATCCGGCCAATCGTGACAGTGTCATCGCCCGGCTGCGGGAGACTTACCCGGATGTTCACGCGGTTCACCGGTTGGATTTCGACACCTCCGGACTGTTGGTGATTCCCCTTACCAAGGCCAGCCTATCCAACCTCAGTCGCCAATTTCAGGCTCGTACAGTGAAGAAAACCTATACGGCGGTAGTACACGGCCTGGTACTGGAAGATCAGGGCGTCATGGAGTGGCCGATTGCCCCCGACCCGGAGCGGCGTCCACGGAGTAAAATCTCTGAGGACGGCAAGCCGGCGCTGACCCATTACCGGGTGCTGTCCCGCAACCGGGAGGACAACACCACGCGCCTGGCGCTCTCTCCGGTCACCGGACGTTCGCACCAGTTGCGCCTACACTGTGCCGAGCTGGGGCATCCGATTCTGGGTTGTGAGTTCTATGCGCCGGAGTCGGTGCGCCAGCAGGCGACACGTCTGCTGCTGCACGCGTCAACGCTCAGCTTTGCCCACCCGGAATCGGGTGAGGCTGCCTCTTTTGAGTCGGTCGTACCGTTTTAG
- a CDS encoding DUF2970 domain-containing protein has product MSAPEDPDKKPNLFQIIISTLAAAFGVQSSKNRERDFKHGSIAAYIISGVLFTAIFILIMVFVVRLVLSQAGQ; this is encoded by the coding sequence ATGAGTGCCCCTGAAGACCCGGATAAAAAACCCAACCTGTTTCAGATCATCATCAGCACTCTGGCCGCTGCGTTTGGTGTGCAAAGCAGCAAAAACCGCGAGCGCGACTTCAAGCACGGCAGCATTGCCGCCTACATCATTTCCGGGGTGTTGTTCACCGCGATCTTTATCCTGATCATGGTGTTCGTGGTTCGACTGGTGCTCTCTCAGGCCGGACAGTAA
- a CDS encoding MarR family winged helix-turn-helix transcriptional regulator encodes MLGSDRAATKGLHLHNSFTFWINRLASQMREAFNEALTEHEVSWPQWMILNVLFHELANTPAQIADNIAVDRSAVTRLLDRLETKQLVQREHDGLDRRSVKVHLTRSGHALVETLNELAVTHQNRFLNQLHPTELRAFKGNIQKLLKAVDIDSTQLWKHV; translated from the coding sequence ATGCTGGGTTCTGATCGAGCGGCCACCAAAGGCCTGCACCTGCACAACAGTTTCACCTTCTGGATCAACCGTCTGGCCAGTCAGATGCGGGAGGCGTTCAATGAGGCGCTGACCGAGCATGAGGTCAGTTGGCCCCAGTGGATGATCCTCAACGTGCTGTTCCATGAGCTGGCCAATACGCCGGCCCAGATTGCTGATAATATCGCGGTGGATCGCTCAGCGGTCACCCGTCTTCTGGACCGCCTGGAAACCAAGCAACTGGTGCAGCGTGAGCACGACGGTCTGGACCGTCGCTCCGTGAAAGTGCACCTGACCCGGTCGGGACACGCACTGGTCGAAACGCTCAATGAGTTGGCTGTCACCCACCAGAACCGCTTTCTGAATCAGTTGCATCCGACGGAGCTTCGGGCATTCAAGGGTAATATTCAGAAGCTGCTCAAAGCCGTTGATATCGATAGCACGCAGCTCTGGAAGCACGTCTGA
- a CDS encoding nitrite/sulfite reductase translates to MYIYDEYDRRIQGQRVTQFRAQMERYLDGQLEEAEFLPLRLQNGLYVQRLAPMLRICVPYGLMNSRQLRKMAHITRTYDKGYCHISTRQNIQLNWPQLEEVPDILAELLEVEMHCNQTSGNCIRNTTTDQFAGVATDELVDPRPYCELIRQWSTFHPEFAFLPRKFKIAVSATQEDRAAIRVHDIGLQIVRNEAGELGFSVFVGGGLGRTPVIGSLINEFVPEQHLLTYLEAILRIYNQFGRRDNKFKARIKILVRAMTPEVFAEKVEQEWQHLRDGSATLTQAEIDRAHSYFTEPAYESLDDAAAQAELDTLASDNKAFSNWLKRNVRDHKKPGYAAVNLSLKPTGIAPGDITDRQLEIIADLADDFSFGEVRTTHEQNMVLADVKKADLFDLWQKAKAAGFATPNIGTLTDIICCPGGDFCSLANAKSIPIAEAIQRQFEDLDYLYDLGDIDLNISGCMNACGHHHVGHIGVLGVDKKGEEFYQVTLGGNSSNDAALGKVIGPSFTAEDMPSVVQKIIDVYVEKRTEEEPFIDTVNRLGIAPFKERVYAKAS, encoded by the coding sequence ATGTACATCTATGACGAATACGACCGCCGCATCCAGGGGCAGCGCGTTACCCAGTTTCGCGCGCAGATGGAGCGGTATCTGGACGGCCAATTGGAAGAAGCGGAATTTCTTCCCCTACGCCTGCAAAACGGCCTCTATGTTCAGCGCCTGGCGCCGATGCTGCGCATTTGCGTGCCCTACGGCCTGATGAACAGCCGCCAGTTGCGCAAAATGGCCCACATTACCCGTACCTACGACAAGGGTTACTGCCACATCAGTACCCGCCAGAACATCCAGCTCAACTGGCCCCAACTGGAAGAAGTGCCGGACATTCTGGCGGAACTGCTGGAGGTGGAGATGCACTGCAACCAGACCAGCGGTAACTGCATCCGCAACACCACCACCGATCAGTTTGCCGGTGTCGCGACCGATGAGCTGGTGGACCCCCGCCCCTATTGCGAACTGATCCGTCAGTGGTCCACCTTCCACCCGGAATTTGCCTTTCTACCGCGCAAGTTCAAGATCGCCGTGAGCGCCACTCAGGAAGACCGGGCCGCCATCCGCGTACACGATATCGGCTTGCAGATTGTGCGTAACGAGGCCGGCGAACTGGGCTTCTCTGTCTTCGTGGGCGGCGGTCTGGGTCGCACCCCGGTCATTGGCAGTCTGATCAATGAATTCGTACCGGAGCAGCATCTACTGACCTACCTGGAAGCGATTCTGCGCATCTACAACCAGTTCGGCCGCCGGGACAACAAATTCAAGGCCCGCATCAAGATTCTGGTGCGCGCCATGACCCCCGAAGTATTCGCCGAAAAGGTCGAGCAGGAATGGCAACACCTGCGCGATGGCAGCGCCACCCTCACTCAGGCAGAAATCGACCGGGCCCACAGTTACTTCACCGAGCCGGCCTATGAAAGCCTGGATGATGCCGCCGCACAGGCCGAGCTAGACACGCTCGCCAGCGACAACAAAGCCTTCTCCAACTGGCTTAAGCGCAACGTGCGCGATCACAAGAAGCCCGGCTACGCCGCCGTCAACCTGTCGCTCAAACCGACCGGTATCGCGCCCGGCGACATTACCGACCGGCAGTTGGAAATCATCGCCGATCTGGCCGATGACTTCAGCTTTGGCGAAGTGCGCACCACCCACGAGCAGAACATGGTGTTGGCGGATGTGAAGAAAGCCGATCTTTTCGACCTCTGGCAGAAAGCCAAGGCCGCCGGCTTTGCCACGCCCAACATCGGCACCCTGACGGACATCATCTGCTGCCCGGGTGGCGATTTCTGCTCACTGGCCAATGCCAAATCCATTCCGATTGCCGAGGCCATCCAGCGTCAGTTTGAAGATCTGGACTACCTCTACGATCTGGGTGACATCGACCTGAACATCTCCGGCTGCATGAACGCCTGCGGGCATCATCACGTCGGTCACATCGGCGTTCTCGGGGTCGACAAGAAAGGCGAGGAGTTCTACCAGGTGACCCTGGGTGGCAACTCCAGCAACGATGCCGCCCTTGGCAAGGTGATCGGCCCCTCTTTCACTGCCGAGGATATGCCCTCGGTGGTCCAGAAAATCATCGATGTGTACGTCGAGAAGCGGACCGAAGAAGAGCCCTTTATCGACACCGTCAACCGACTGGGTATTGCCCCCTTCAAGGAGCGTGTCTATGCCAAAGCTAGTTAA
- a CDS encoding DUF934 domain-containing protein, with protein sequence MPKLVKDGAIVDNEWTLMAKPEGEAAEAEVPAGQIIVPLSAWLAQKDKLSARDDIGVWIDTDETADQLGEDAQRFPLVAVHFPAFADGRAFTNARMLRERFGFTGELRAVGYFLAEQACYLRRCGVNAFDFGADREQHLQATVDALQDFTEYYQASVDEPLPLFRRRAS encoded by the coding sequence ATGCCAAAGCTAGTTAAAGACGGCGCCATCGTCGACAACGAATGGACCCTGATGGCCAAGCCCGAGGGCGAGGCAGCCGAGGCGGAAGTACCCGCCGGACAGATCATTGTCCCGCTCTCGGCCTGGCTTGCCCAGAAGGATAAGCTGTCCGCCCGTGACGATATCGGCGTATGGATCGATACCGACGAGACCGCCGATCAACTCGGTGAAGACGCGCAGCGTTTCCCGCTGGTCGCAGTGCACTTCCCGGCCTTTGCCGACGGTCGCGCCTTTACCAATGCGAGGATGCTGCGCGAGCGCTTCGGATTCACCGGTGAGCTACGTGCCGTTGGGTATTTCCTGGCCGAACAGGCCTGTTACCTGCGCCGCTGTGGCGTCAACGCGTTCGATTTCGGCGCGGATCGGGAACAGCACCTGCAGGCGACGGTCGATGCACTGCAGGATTTCACCGAGTACTATCAAGCCTCGGTCGACGAGCCCCTGCCGCTGTTTCGCCGCCGGGCGTCCTGA
- a CDS encoding LamG domain-containing protein, whose amino-acid sequence MTPSSQIPKTLILGILVCAAASCSTSRSTPDDNDSTLWRLDRLDRAGSVPARAEGNPTLVDTVHGPAIHFDGDEDRLLVEHNPLAEQNQFTIEVWFNPADVWPANWEPRFFHIESLDNPDRRITVELRLNDQQQWYLDGFLKSERDALTLIDETLVHPVNQWHHAALTFDGTTMRTYVNGALELEGTVDFEPIGTLARTSIGARLNRVHWFNGLMLAVRMTPQALEPEAFLDWEKLPD is encoded by the coding sequence ATGACACCATCTTCCCAGATACCGAAGACTCTGATCCTCGGCATATTAGTCTGTGCCGCCGCCAGTTGCAGCACTTCCCGTTCAACGCCCGATGACAACGACAGCACCCTGTGGAGACTTGATCGCCTGGACCGGGCGGGCTCTGTGCCGGCTCGAGCTGAGGGCAATCCAACCTTGGTGGACACCGTCCACGGCCCCGCGATTCACTTCGATGGCGATGAAGACCGACTGCTGGTTGAGCACAATCCGCTGGCCGAGCAGAATCAATTTACCATCGAGGTCTGGTTCAACCCGGCAGATGTTTGGCCGGCGAACTGGGAACCGCGCTTCTTCCACATCGAATCACTCGACAACCCCGATCGTCGGATCACAGTCGAGCTTCGGCTGAATGATCAACAGCAGTGGTACCTCGACGGGTTTCTGAAGTCCGAGCGGGACGCCCTGACGCTAATTGACGAGACGCTAGTCCACCCGGTGAATCAATGGCACCACGCCGCCCTCACCTTTGATGGAACCACGATGCGTACTTACGTCAACGGTGCACTGGAGCTGGAGGGTACAGTAGACTTTGAACCGATTGGTACCCTCGCGCGCACTTCAATAGGCGCCCGATTGAATCGGGTTCACTGGTTCAATGGTTTGATGCTTGCAGTGAGAATGACGCCCCAGGCCCTGGAGCCCGAAGCGTTTCTGGACTGGGAAAAACTGCCCGACTAG
- a CDS encoding alkene reductase, whose product MPHLTDPIRIGDLQLSNRIIMAPLTRCRASKGRVPNDMMAEYYRQRAGAGMILTEATSVTHMGVGYPNTPGIWSEDQVAGWRKVTQAVHAEGGKILLQLWHVGRISDPVYLEGELPVAPSAIRPEGHVSLIRPKKEYVTPRALTLDEIPELVEAYRRGAENARRAGFDGVEIHGANGYLLDQFLQTNSNQRTDQYGGSIENRARLLLEVTDAVLSVWEPGRVGVHLAPRGDGHDMGDEDPAALFGYVARELGKRELAFLCSREHEAEDSLGPDLKAQFGGVYIANENYEKTSAERWLAEGKADAVAFGRLYIANPDLAERFAQDAPLNEPDPTTFYASGPEGYTDYPSLKYSARKPETV is encoded by the coding sequence ATGCCCCATTTGACCGACCCAATCCGGATTGGCGACCTACAGTTGTCCAATCGCATCATCATGGCGCCCCTGACGCGCTGTCGCGCCTCCAAAGGCCGGGTGCCCAACGATATGATGGCGGAGTACTATCGCCAGCGTGCCGGTGCGGGCATGATTCTGACCGAGGCCACCTCCGTGACGCACATGGGCGTTGGTTACCCGAACACCCCGGGAATCTGGTCGGAAGATCAGGTAGCGGGCTGGCGCAAGGTGACACAGGCGGTGCACGCTGAGGGTGGAAAAATTCTCTTGCAGCTGTGGCACGTTGGCCGGATTTCGGACCCGGTGTATCTGGAGGGCGAATTACCGGTCGCCCCCAGTGCGATTCGTCCGGAAGGGCACGTCAGTCTGATTCGTCCGAAAAAAGAATATGTCACGCCGCGAGCGCTGACCCTGGATGAAATTCCGGAGTTGGTCGAAGCCTATCGACGCGGGGCCGAGAACGCTCGGCGTGCGGGGTTTGATGGAGTGGAAATTCACGGCGCCAATGGTTATCTGCTGGATCAGTTTCTGCAGACCAACAGTAACCAGCGCACCGATCAGTACGGGGGCTCGATCGAAAACCGTGCCCGACTGCTGCTGGAAGTGACCGATGCGGTACTGAGCGTTTGGGAGCCGGGTAGGGTCGGGGTGCATCTGGCGCCGCGCGGTGATGGCCACGACATGGGGGATGAAGACCCGGCCGCGCTGTTCGGTTATGTGGCGCGGGAGCTTGGCAAGCGCGAGTTAGCCTTTCTGTGCTCGCGGGAGCACGAAGCGGAGGACAGCCTGGGTCCGGACCTGAAAGCGCAGTTCGGCGGCGTCTACATTGCTAACGAAAACTATGAGAAGACCAGCGCCGAGCGCTGGCTGGCCGAAGGCAAAGCGGATGCCGTCGCGTTTGGCAGACTCTATATCGCCAATCCGGACCTGGCGGAACGTTTTGCTCAGGACGCTCCCCTGAACGAACCGGATCCGACAACATTTTATGCCTCGGGCCCGGAAGGCTATACCGACTATCCTTCGCTCAAGTACTCTGCAAGGAAGCCCGAGACGGTCTAG
- the yiaK gene encoding 3-dehydro-L-gulonate 2-dehydrogenase, which produces MSSHKAQNLLISPALSVQTLSDILRREGFAETEAAHLAKTFTDNSIDGVYTHGLNRFPRFVDLIRRGHVVPSAKPECTLAAGALEQWDGHLGAGILNACTATERAMVLAESHGLGCVGLANTNHWMRGGTYGWQAAERGFVFIGWTNTIANLPAWGAADCRLGNNPLVMAVPHEPGAVVLDMAQSQFSYGAMELAVEQQRKLSVPGGYDTAGHMTDDPRAILESQRPVPVGYWKGAGLSLMLDLLATLLSGGRSTADISQQTLEYGVSQVFIAIDLNQLGDRPALRGAVQSIIDDLHRSRPAKPDGVIRYPGEAVMARRAENQQRGIPVDAALWASIQAL; this is translated from the coding sequence ATGTCGTCCCATAAGGCTCAGAATCTTTTGATCAGTCCGGCGCTCAGCGTACAGACGTTGAGCGACATTCTGCGCCGGGAGGGTTTCGCAGAAACCGAGGCGGCGCACCTGGCGAAGACTTTCACCGATAACAGTATTGATGGTGTCTACACCCACGGACTGAACCGCTTTCCCCGTTTTGTCGACCTGATCCGTCGCGGCCATGTCGTGCCCTCGGCGAAGCCCGAGTGCACTCTGGCGGCGGGCGCTCTTGAGCAGTGGGACGGACACCTGGGGGCGGGGATACTCAACGCCTGCACCGCCACGGAACGGGCCATGGTGTTGGCCGAATCTCACGGATTGGGCTGTGTGGGACTGGCGAACACCAACCACTGGATGCGCGGTGGTACCTATGGTTGGCAAGCCGCTGAGCGCGGGTTTGTGTTTATCGGTTGGACCAACACCATCGCCAACCTGCCGGCCTGGGGGGCTGCGGATTGTCGTTTGGGGAACAATCCGTTGGTGATGGCGGTACCTCACGAACCGGGTGCGGTTGTCCTGGATATGGCGCAATCGCAATTTTCCTACGGTGCGATGGAGTTGGCGGTCGAACAGCAGCGCAAGCTTTCCGTGCCCGGGGGTTACGATACCGCCGGGCACATGACTGACGATCCCCGGGCAATTCTCGAAAGTCAGCGGCCAGTGCCCGTGGGTTACTGGAAAGGCGCAGGGCTGTCGCTGATGCTGGACCTGCTCGCCACCCTGCTCAGTGGTGGCCGCTCCACGGCGGATATCAGTCAGCAGACACTGGAGTATGGTGTGTCTCAGGTTTTTATCGCCATTGATCTCAACCAACTGGGAGATCGCCCCGCTTTACGCGGCGCGGTCCAGTCGATCATCGACGATCTCCATCGCTCCCGGCCGGCAAAGCCCGACGGCGTTATCCGCTATCCGGGTGAAGCGGTAATGGCTCGACGTGCGGAGAATCAGCAGCGCGGCATACCGGTTGATGCTGCACTCTGGGCTTCGATTCAAGCGCTATAG
- a CDS encoding ABC transporter permease, whose protein sequence is MKSFWVILLKEIRDNLRDRRSMFFTLLYGPLLLPALMIGPLVFNVNKFSVDTEQPLSVAVVGRERAPNLMAFLAEHNINTETTEEDFIEPLRRGELPLVMEIPEDYEPALRNARPAPVVIHYHSGGDDATQQRRRLRAVLDGYDSRLRSLRFLARGMDEQVFDPLHISERDVSTQVPGEAFMGLILPFMLLFSMMMGGFYLAVDTTAGERERLSLEPLLALPVPRWQLVLGKYVAILAFVLMSLILPLISGFVLFGLLDDGVFTSRYDFSASTFVAAAFLHLPVALLMTAFLFVIAAFARSTKEAQTQLGIAMLVPMLPFFLLQFLNIPEQSLTMAIPLLGQYQLMTQLVNGQSIVPVHWVLSSASCVALAVLLMSMAVRRYRHESILQ, encoded by the coding sequence ATGAAGTCGTTCTGGGTCATTCTGCTGAAGGAGATACGGGACAACCTGCGGGATCGGCGCTCCATGTTTTTCACCCTGTTATACGGCCCTCTGCTGTTACCCGCGTTGATGATCGGGCCCTTGGTATTCAACGTCAATAAATTCAGTGTCGATACGGAACAGCCACTGTCAGTGGCGGTGGTCGGGCGCGAGCGAGCCCCCAACCTGATGGCCTTTCTCGCCGAGCACAACATCAATACCGAGACGACGGAAGAGGACTTCATTGAGCCACTGCGCCGTGGTGAATTGCCGCTGGTTATGGAAATTCCGGAGGACTATGAACCGGCTTTGCGCAACGCCAGACCCGCCCCGGTGGTGATCCATTATCACAGCGGAGGTGACGACGCGACCCAGCAGCGGCGGCGACTACGGGCGGTGCTCGATGGGTATGATTCCCGGTTGAGAAGCCTGCGGTTTCTGGCCCGGGGGATGGACGAGCAGGTCTTTGACCCGCTCCATATCAGCGAGCGGGATGTTTCCACCCAAGTGCCGGGTGAGGCGTTCATGGGCTTGATCCTGCCGTTCATGTTGCTCTTCTCCATGATGATGGGCGGCTTCTATCTGGCGGTGGACACGACCGCCGGAGAGCGGGAGCGGTTATCGCTTGAGCCCTTGCTGGCTTTACCCGTCCCGCGTTGGCAACTGGTACTGGGTAAGTATGTCGCCATACTGGCGTTCGTCCTGATGTCTCTCATTCTCCCGTTGATCAGCGGCTTCGTTCTGTTCGGGTTGCTGGACGATGGAGTATTCACCAGCCGTTATGATTTTTCGGCATCGACGTTCGTCGCCGCAGCGTTTTTGCATTTGCCGGTCGCCCTGTTGATGACCGCGTTCCTGTTTGTCATTGCGGCGTTTGCCCGTTCGACCAAGGAGGCTCAGACGCAGTTGGGCATTGCCATGCTGGTGCCCATGTTGCCGTTTTTTCTACTGCAGTTCCTGAATATTCCCGAGCAGAGTCTCACCATGGCGATTCCACTGCTCGGTCAGTACCAACTGATGACTCAACTGGTAAATGGGCAGTCGATTGTTCCGGTGCACTGGGTGCTTTCGAGTGCCAGCTGCGTTGCGCTGGCGGTGTTATTGATGTCGATGGCCGTGCGTCGATATCGTCACGAGTCGATTCTCCAGTAA